Proteins from one Pseudomonas sp. KBS0710 genomic window:
- a CDS encoding TerB family tellurite resistance protein, whose translation MLWPGTLIGAGAGFAIASIPGALLGALLGQALDRRLQLHSWAQLRERLGGRPALRNDELLFVLLGRLAKSNGRVVDGHIQQARQEMRALDMSEPAQRRAITAFNRGKSGSDRVRNYLRVLKAQPHAAEGVLRACWRMAWADGRADDAERDLIDLWGKWLGWTPQQLQALASDYAPERKPLANRGGAYQEALRILGVTSTSEPAAIKRAYRRLLSRHHPDKIAGTGASLAQVREATERTRELHNAYALIRERRDFR comes from the coding sequence ATGTTGTGGCCAGGGACACTGATCGGTGCCGGGGCTGGCTTTGCCATTGCCAGTATTCCGGGGGCCTTGTTGGGCGCATTGCTGGGGCAGGCACTGGATCGCCGCCTGCAGTTGCACAGCTGGGCGCAATTGCGCGAGCGCCTGGGCGGGCGCCCGGCGTTGCGCAACGACGAGTTGCTGTTCGTGTTGTTGGGGCGCCTGGCCAAGAGTAATGGCCGGGTGGTGGATGGGCATATTCAGCAGGCGCGCCAGGAAATGCGCGCGCTGGACATGAGCGAGCCGGCCCAACGCCGGGCGATTACAGCGTTCAATCGTGGCAAGTCCGGTTCCGACCGGGTGCGCAATTACCTGCGTGTGCTCAAGGCTCAGCCCCATGCGGCGGAAGGTGTGTTGCGTGCATGCTGGCGCATGGCCTGGGCGGACGGCAGGGCCGACGACGCCGAGCGCGACCTGATCGACCTGTGGGGCAAGTGGCTCGGGTGGACGCCACAACAGCTGCAGGCGCTGGCCTCTGATTACGCCCCCGAACGCAAGCCGTTGGCCAATCGTGGCGGGGCGTATCAGGAGGCACTGCGGATTCTGGGGGTGACGTCCACCAGCGAACCGGCCGCCATCAAACGCGCTTATCGCCGCCTGCTCAGTCGCCATCACCCGGACAAAATCGCTGGCACGGGAGCAAGCCTGGCGCAAGTGCGTGAGGCCACCGAGCGCACCCGCGAGCTGCATAATGCGTATGCGTTGATTCGTGAGCGGCGCGATTTCAGGTAG
- a CDS encoding alpha/beta hydrolase family protein yields the protein MPFHHRSALSALCLSLLLTSAFTVQAADAPAPAAEKPAERQPLPERSQEEASALERQLPPQEQQQLQAGSDSFLALWKPANSAEPEGVVIIVPGAGESADWPQAIAPLRRKLPDADWGTLSLSLPDVNLDTLPPRVMESPKAAVDTSSKDGSTAAKPIEQAASAEAEGTDPAVVPGADEQDKTDAKRIFDRIDAAVAFAQTQSARSVVLLGHGTGAWWAARYLSEKQPSQVQKLVMVAGKTPAARQPDLQKLAPALKVPTADVYYQDGAQERKNALERSQAAKRAKNDGYKQVSLKTLPGNSAAEQEQLYRRIRGWLSPEPKEG from the coding sequence ATGCCCTTTCACCACCGTTCGGCACTGTCAGCCTTGTGCCTGTCGCTGCTATTGACCAGCGCCTTCACTGTCCAGGCCGCCGATGCACCTGCGCCCGCCGCCGAAAAACCGGCTGAACGCCAGCCGCTGCCCGAGCGCAGCCAGGAAGAAGCCAGCGCCCTGGAGCGTCAACTGCCACCCCAGGAACAGCAACAATTGCAGGCCGGCAGCGATTCATTCCTGGCCTTGTGGAAACCGGCCAACAGCGCCGAACCTGAAGGTGTGGTGATTATTGTGCCGGGCGCCGGGGAAAGCGCCGATTGGCCACAGGCAATCGCGCCCTTGCGCCGCAAATTACCCGACGCCGACTGGGGCACCTTGAGCCTGTCGTTGCCGGATGTGAACCTCGACACCTTGCCGCCACGGGTCATGGAGTCGCCTAAAGCTGCGGTCGACACCAGCAGCAAAGACGGCAGTACGGCCGCCAAACCGATCGAACAAGCCGCCAGCGCTGAAGCCGAAGGCACTGACCCGGCCGTGGTGCCGGGCGCCGATGAACAGGACAAGACCGACGCCAAGCGCATCTTTGATCGCATCGACGCCGCCGTTGCCTTTGCCCAAACCCAAAGCGCGCGCAGCGTGGTGCTGCTCGGCCACGGCACCGGCGCTTGGTGGGCTGCGCGCTACCTGAGCGAGAAGCAACCGTCCCAAGTGCAGAAGTTGGTGATGGTGGCCGGCAAGACGCCTGCGGCCAGGCAGCCGGACCTGCAAAAACTGGCGCCGGCGCTGAAAGTGCCGACGGCGGATGTGTATTACCAGGACGGCGCCCAAGAGCGCAAAAACGCCCTGGAACGCAGCCAGGCTGCCAAGCGGGCGAAGAATGACGGCTATAAACAGGTGTCGCTCAAGACCCTGCCGGGCAACAGTGCGGCTGAGCAAGAGCAGCTGTATCGGCGGATTCGTGGGTGGTTGAGCCCGGAGCCGAAAGAAGGCTGA
- a CDS encoding iron-containing alcohol dehydrogenase, translated as MSTSSFKIAHKLLTGAGAIEQLAAELTRLDVDNPLIVTDAALVKSGTVALALEHLGERTYEIFDRVLPDPEIAIVEDCMRVYREGGHDGLIGVGGGSAIDIAKSVAAYAGYHGALADLFGVDQVPRKGPPLIAIPTTAGTGSEVTNVAILSDKAAQLKKGIVSDYLLPDVALISPQMTLTCPRSVTAASGVDALVHAIESYLSLNASPITDALAIGAIKLIANALPKAYANPTNLQARDDMATASLMAGMAFGNAGVGAVHALAYPLGGRFNIAHGVSNALLLPYVMHWNKLACVERMQDIAQAMGVNIIGLSVNDAADQAVEAMTRLCAAVEIPVGLSSFGVPEDAIPAMATEAAGIERLMRNNPRKLSAADIEKIYRAAY; from the coding sequence ATGAGTACTTCCTCATTCAAGATCGCCCACAAACTGCTGACCGGCGCTGGCGCCATCGAACAACTGGCCGCCGAACTCACGCGCCTGGATGTGGATAACCCGCTGATCGTCACCGATGCCGCGCTGGTCAAGTCCGGTACCGTCGCGTTGGCGCTTGAGCACTTGGGCGAGCGCACCTATGAGATTTTCGACCGTGTGCTGCCCGACCCGGAAATCGCCATCGTCGAGGACTGCATGCGCGTGTACCGCGAAGGCGGGCATGATGGCTTGATCGGCGTGGGCGGCGGCAGTGCCATCGACATTGCCAAGAGTGTCGCGGCCTATGCTGGTTACCACGGCGCGCTGGCGGACTTGTTCGGCGTCGACCAGGTGCCGCGCAAAGGCCCGCCGCTGATCGCCATCCCGACCACCGCTGGCACCGGCTCAGAGGTGACCAACGTGGCGATCCTCTCCGACAAGGCCGCACAGCTGAAAAAGGGCATCGTCAGTGATTACCTGCTGCCGGACGTCGCGCTGATCAGCCCGCAAATGACCCTCACCTGCCCGCGCAGTGTCACCGCCGCCAGTGGCGTGGATGCGCTGGTGCATGCCATCGAGTCCTACCTGTCGCTGAATGCCTCGCCGATCACTGACGCGCTGGCCATCGGCGCGATCAAGCTGATCGCCAATGCGCTGCCCAAGGCCTATGCCAACCCGACCAACCTGCAGGCCCGTGATGATATGGCCACCGCCAGCCTGATGGCCGGTATGGCGTTCGGCAATGCCGGCGTCGGCGCGGTGCATGCCTTGGCGTACCCGTTGGGCGGGCGATTTAATATTGCCCATGGTGTGAGCAATGCGCTGTTGCTGCCTTATGTAATGCACTGGAACAAGCTGGCCTGTGTGGAGCGCATGCAGGACATTGCCCAAGCCATGGGTGTGAATATCATCGGACTCAGCGTCAACGATGCTGCCGACCAGGCGGTCGAGGCGATGACGCGACTGTGTGCTGCCGTGGAGATCCCGGTGGGGCTGAGCAGCTTTGGTGTGCCGGAAGACGCGATCCCCGCCATGGCGACGGAAGCGGCGGGTATCGAGCGCCTGATGCGCAACAACCCGCGCAAGCTCAGCGCGGCGGATATCGAGAAAATCTACCGGGCGGCTTACTGA
- the rpe gene encoding ribulose-phosphate 3-epimerase codes for MQPFVIAPSILSADFARLGEEVDKVLAAGADFVHFDVMDNHYVPNLTIGPMVCAALRKYGITAPIDAHLMVSPVDRIVGDFIEAGATYITFHPEATLHVDRTLQLIREGGCKAGLVFNPATPLSVLEYVMDKVDMVLLMSVNPGFGGQKFIPGTLNKLREARALIDASGRDIRLEIDGGVNVNNIREIAAAGADTFVAGSAIFNAPNYQEVIDKMRAELALARP; via the coding sequence ATGCAGCCCTTCGTTATCGCTCCATCGATTCTCTCCGCCGATTTCGCCCGCCTGGGTGAAGAAGTGGACAAGGTATTGGCCGCCGGTGCCGACTTCGTGCACTTCGACGTCATGGACAACCACTACGTGCCCAACCTGACTATCGGCCCGATGGTTTGCGCGGCACTGCGCAAGTACGGCATTACTGCGCCGATCGATGCGCACCTGATGGTCAGCCCGGTGGACCGCATCGTCGGTGACTTCATCGAGGCCGGCGCTACCTACATCACCTTCCACCCGGAAGCCACGCTGCACGTCGACCGCACCCTGCAACTGATCCGTGAAGGTGGTTGCAAGGCGGGCCTGGTGTTCAACCCGGCCACGCCGTTGAGCGTGCTGGAGTACGTGATGGACAAGGTCGACATGGTCTTGCTGATGAGCGTCAACCCGGGCTTCGGTGGACAGAAATTTATCCCCGGCACCCTGAACAAGCTGCGCGAAGCCCGCGCGCTGATCGATGCGTCGGGCCGTGATATCCGCCTGGAAATCGACGGCGGGGTTAACGTCAACAATATCCGCGAAATCGCCGCTGCTGGCGCTGACACCTTTGTGGCCGGCTCGGCGATCTTCAACGCCCCCAACTACCAGGAAGTCATCGACAAGATGCGGGCCGAACTGGCGCTGGCGCGTCCATGA
- a CDS encoding phosphoglycolate phosphatase, protein MSGFEQLFPGKLPRLVMFDLDGTLIDSVPDLAAAVDEMLLKLGRKPAGVESVREWVGNGAQMLVRRALANHIDADGVDEVEAEHALELFNVAYESSHELTVVYPGVRDTLKWLHKQGVEMALITNKPERFVAPLLDQMKIGRYFRWIIGGDTLPQKKPDPAALFFVMKMANIPASQSLFVGDSRSDVLAAKAAGVQCVALSYGYNHGRPIAEESPALVIDDLRLLIPGCLGAGAEITLPDIESTPSGNSIVVVTRKLWMKVIKALARWRWRA, encoded by the coding sequence ATGAGCGGTTTTGAGCAGTTGTTCCCCGGCAAACTGCCACGGCTGGTGATGTTCGATCTGGACGGTACGTTGATCGATTCGGTGCCAGACCTGGCGGCGGCGGTGGACGAGATGCTGCTCAAGCTGGGGCGCAAGCCGGCAGGCGTCGAATCGGTGCGTGAGTGGGTCGGCAATGGCGCGCAGATGCTGGTGCGCCGGGCCTTGGCCAACCACATCGATGCCGATGGTGTGGATGAGGTCGAGGCCGAGCACGCCCTGGAACTCTTCAATGTCGCCTATGAAAGCAGCCATGAGCTGACCGTGGTCTACCCCGGCGTGCGCGACACGCTCAAGTGGCTGCATAAGCAAGGCGTGGAGATGGCGCTGATCACCAACAAGCCGGAGCGTTTTGTCGCGCCGCTGTTGGACCAGATGAAAATCGGCCGGTATTTCCGCTGGATCATCGGTGGCGACACCTTGCCGCAGAAAAAGCCTGACCCGGCGGCGCTGTTCTTTGTGATGAAAATGGCCAATATTCCGGCCTCGCAATCGCTGTTTGTCGGTGATTCGCGCAGTGATGTGCTGGCCGCCAAAGCCGCTGGCGTGCAGTGTGTGGCGCTGAGCTACGGTTATAACCATGGCCGGCCGATCGCCGAAGAATCGCCGGCGCTGGTGATTGATGATCTGCGACTGTTAATCCCCGGTTGCTTGGGAGCGGGCGCTGAGATAACGTTGCCCGACATCGAATCAACCCCTTCTGGAAACTCCATCGTGGTGGTCACTCGCAAACTCTGGATGAAAGTCAT